Proteins found in one Corynebacterium canis genomic segment:
- a CDS encoding gluconokinase, with the protein MNTPASGHHVVVMGVSGCGKTSIGKLLAPMLGLPYRDGDDMHPQANIEKMAAGIPLTDEDRWPWLRDIGTWLAEQPNGAVVGCSALRRSYRDLIRSLCPGVAFIHLHGDFDLLLSRINARKGHFMPASLLQSQFDTLEPLSADEYGVVLDVVDSPEALAHQAHRWLNQ; encoded by the coding sequence ATGAACACCCCCGCGAGCGGACACCACGTGGTAGTTATGGGCGTCTCGGGCTGCGGCAAAACATCGATTGGCAAGCTGCTCGCGCCGATGCTGGGCCTCCCCTACCGCGATGGCGACGATATGCACCCGCAGGCCAATATTGAAAAGATGGCGGCGGGCATCCCGCTAACCGACGAGGACCGCTGGCCATGGCTGCGGGATATTGGCACGTGGCTTGCCGAACAGCCGAACGGCGCGGTAGTCGGATGTAGCGCATTGCGCCGCTCGTACCGGGATCTGATCCGCTCCCTATGCCCGGGTGTGGCGTTTATTCACCTGCACGGCGATTTTGACCTCCTGCTAAGCCGCATAAACGCTCGTAAAGGGCATTTCATGCCGGCATCGCTCTTGCAGTCCCAATTCGACACCCTAGAACCACTCAGCGCAGACGAATACGGCGTTGTGCTCGACGTCGTGGATTCCCCCGAGGCGCTCGCCCACCAAGCTCACCGCTGGCTAAACCAATAG
- the rpsG gene encoding 30S ribosomal protein S7, whose product MRKGQAPKRPVVKDPVYGSEVVSQLVNKVLLDGKKSVAERIVYNALEICREKTGTDPVLTLEKALGNIKPDLEVRSRRVGGATYQVPVEVRPGRANTLALRWLVNFTRQRRENTMTERLAHEILDAANGLGASVKRREDTHKMAEANRAFAHYRW is encoded by the coding sequence ATGCGTAAGGGTCAAGCTCCTAAGCGTCCCGTTGTGAAGGATCCGGTCTACGGTTCCGAAGTTGTTTCCCAGCTTGTAAACAAGGTGCTGCTGGACGGCAAGAAGTCCGTCGCGGAGCGCATCGTGTACAACGCTCTTGAGATTTGCCGTGAGAAGACCGGCACTGATCCGGTGCTCACCCTGGAGAAGGCGCTGGGCAACATTAAGCCTGACCTTGAGGTTCGTTCCCGCCGCGTTGGTGGCGCAACGTACCAGGTCCCGGTTGAGGTGCGTCCGGGCCGCGCGAATACTCTTGCGCTGCGGTGGTTGGTGAACTTTACTCGCCAGCGTCGTGAGAACACCATGACTGAGCGTCTTGCCCATGAAATCCTGGACGCTGCGAACGGTTTGGGCGCTTCCGTGAAGCGTCGTGAGGATACCCACAAGATGGCCGAGGCTAACCGCGCCTTCGCTCATTACCGCTGGTAA
- a CDS encoding GntP family permease gives METWEPTLSAGPLIGIAATAVAVILVLVIYFRLHAFLTLVIVSVFTALAAGIPLSGVPETLTKGFGTTLASVALLVGLGAMIGRLVEHSGGAKSLAEALIGKFGEDKAPLALGVASLIMGFPIFFDAGLIVMLPVVFAVGRRLNGPLLAYGIPVAGAFSVMHVFLPPHPGPVAASEFFGADIGLILLFGLLIAIPTWYLSGYRWGLFLGTRYHFKVSDLLLGPAQDDAALKNPASPGVVVGIMAIPMALIFGNTGLSTLAAAGVVDKHAGWVQLLVFLGQTSIALLITTLVAMVVLGLRRGVDKANLEKLLDGALGPICSVVLITGAGGMFGQVLRTSGIGDALAESMSHLGIPVILACYLISVALRLAQGSATVALTTAAALMAPAVEAGGYSAVQLALIVLATAAGSVFASHVNDSGFWLVGRLMGMDVATTLRTWTINQLLVSIIGFIFVLVFFGVSMLV, from the coding sequence ATGGAAACATGGGAGCCCACGCTCTCCGCAGGTCCGCTCATCGGGATCGCGGCAACGGCGGTTGCGGTCATTCTGGTGCTGGTCATTTATTTCCGCCTTCACGCCTTTCTCACCTTGGTGATTGTTTCGGTGTTTACGGCCCTCGCGGCGGGCATCCCGCTGTCCGGCGTGCCGGAAACGCTGACCAAGGGTTTTGGCACAACGCTTGCGTCGGTGGCGCTGCTTGTTGGCCTAGGTGCGATGATCGGCAGGCTTGTGGAGCATTCGGGCGGGGCGAAGTCCCTGGCGGAGGCGTTGATCGGCAAGTTCGGGGAGGATAAGGCGCCGCTGGCGTTGGGCGTGGCGTCGTTGATTATGGGCTTCCCGATCTTTTTTGACGCCGGCTTGATCGTGATGCTCCCCGTGGTGTTTGCGGTCGGCCGCAGGTTGAATGGCCCGTTGCTGGCGTATGGCATCCCGGTCGCGGGCGCGTTTTCGGTGATGCACGTGTTTCTGCCGCCGCACCCGGGCCCGGTGGCCGCCAGCGAGTTTTTCGGCGCGGATATTGGCCTGATCCTGCTGTTTGGCCTGCTCATTGCCATTCCCACGTGGTACCTTTCGGGCTACCGGTGGGGCCTTTTCCTGGGCACGCGCTACCACTTTAAGGTTTCGGATTTGCTGCTCGGGCCCGCACAGGATGATGCGGCATTGAAAAACCCGGCGTCGCCAGGCGTTGTCGTGGGCATTATGGCGATACCGATGGCGCTGATTTTCGGCAACACCGGCTTATCGACGCTCGCTGCGGCTGGCGTCGTCGATAAGCACGCGGGGTGGGTGCAGCTGCTGGTATTCCTCGGTCAAACCTCAATCGCGCTACTGATTACTACATTGGTGGCGATGGTGGTGCTGGGCCTGCGGCGCGGCGTGGATAAAGCCAACCTGGAAAAGCTGCTGGATGGCGCGCTCGGGCCGATCTGCTCGGTGGTGCTGATTACCGGCGCGGGCGGCATGTTCGGCCAGGTATTGCGCACGAGCGGTATTGGCGACGCGCTCGCGGAATCCATGTCGCACCTTGGCATTCCGGTGATCCTGGCGTGCTATCTGATCTCGGTGGCGCTGCGCCTTGCCCAAGGCTCCGCGACGGTCGCCCTGACAACCGCGGCGGCATTGATGGCACCGGCTGTAGAGGCCGGAGGTTACAGTGCCGTGCAATTGGCCCTGATCGTGCTGGCCACCGCCGCGGGCTCCGTGTTTGCCAGCCACGTGAACGATTCCGGATTCTGGCTGGTGGGGCGCCTCATGGGCATGGACGTGGCCACCACGCTCCGCACTTGGACCATCAACCAGCTCCTGGTGAGCATTATCGGCTTCATCTTTGTGCTGGTGTTCTTTGGCGTTTCGATGCTGGTGTAG
- the rpsL gene encoding 30S ribosomal protein S12: MPTIQQLVRKGRHDKTAKVKTAALKGSPQRRGVCTRVYTTTPKKPNSALRKVARVRLTSGIEVSAYIPGEGHNLQEHSMVLVRGGRVRDLPGVRYKIIRGSLDTQGVKDRKQARSRYGAKKEK; this comes from the coding sequence ATGCCCACTATTCAGCAGCTGGTCCGAAAGGGCCGCCATGATAAGACCGCTAAGGTGAAGACCGCGGCCCTGAAGGGTTCCCCTCAGCGTCGCGGCGTGTGCACCCGTGTGTACACCACCACTCCGAAGAAGCCGAACTCCGCTCTCCGTAAGGTTGCCCGTGTGCGTTTGACCTCCGGCATTGAGGTTTCCGCTTACATTCCGGGTGAGGGCCACAATTTGCAGGAGCACTCCATGGTGCTGGTGCGCGGTGGCCGTGTGAGGGACCTCCCGGGTGTTCGTTACAAGATCATCCGTGGTTCCTTGGACACCCAGGGTGTGAAGGATCGTAAGCAGGCTCGTTCCCGCTACGGCGCGAAGAAGGAGAAGTAA
- the fusA gene encoding elongation factor G encodes MAQEVLTDLKKVRNIGIMAHIDAGKTTTTERILFYTGINRKVGETHDGASTTDWMEQEKERGITITSAAVTCFWKGNQINIIDTPGHVDFTVEVERSLRVLDGAVAVFDGKEGVEPQSEQVWRQAAKYDVPRICFVNKMDKLGADFYFTVQTIIDRLGAKPLVLQLPIGAEDDFDGVVDLVEMKAITWRGKVETGAEPVIEEIPADLQDKADEWREKLLETVAESDEELMEKYFGGEELTIEEIKGAIRKLTVASEVYPVLCGTAYRNKGVQPLLDAVVDYLPNPLDIGEVEGHKVGDESEKITRKPSVDEPFSALAFKIAVHPFFGKLTFVRVYSGIVEPGAQVSNSTKGKKERIGKLFQMHANKENPVDEARAGNIYAFIGLKDTTTGDTLCDANNPIILESMDFPDPVIEVAIEPKTKSDQEKLGTAIQKLAEEDPTFTVKLDEETGQTVIGGMGELHLDVLVDRMKREFKVEANVGAPQVAYRETIRKAVEKLEYTHKKQTGGSGQFARVIIAIEPYAPAVEELEEGESATYKFESAVTGGRVPKEYIPSVDAGIQDAMQYGYLAGFPLVNIKATLLDGAYHEVDSSEMAFKIAGTQALKEAVAKAKPVLLEPVMAVEVTTPEEYMGEVIGDINARRGQVHAMEDRAGAKLVKAKVPLSQMFGYVGDLRSKTQGRANYSMIFDSYAEVPTNVSAEIIAQRNGTA; translated from the coding sequence GTGGCACAAGAAGTGCTTACAGACCTGAAAAAGGTCCGCAATATCGGCATCATGGCCCACATTGATGCTGGTAAGACCACCACGACTGAGCGCATCCTCTTCTACACCGGCATCAACCGTAAGGTCGGTGAAACCCACGACGGTGCATCCACGACTGACTGGATGGAGCAGGAAAAAGAGCGCGGCATCACCATTACTTCCGCCGCCGTGACCTGTTTCTGGAAGGGCAACCAGATCAATATCATCGACACCCCCGGGCACGTCGACTTCACCGTTGAGGTGGAGCGCTCCCTGCGTGTGCTCGACGGTGCGGTCGCCGTGTTCGACGGCAAGGAAGGCGTGGAGCCGCAGTCGGAGCAGGTGTGGCGCCAGGCCGCCAAGTACGATGTCCCGCGCATCTGCTTTGTGAACAAGATGGACAAGCTCGGCGCGGACTTCTACTTCACCGTGCAGACCATTATTGATCGCCTCGGTGCTAAGCCGTTGGTGCTGCAGCTGCCCATCGGCGCTGAGGACGACTTCGACGGCGTCGTTGACCTGGTGGAGATGAAGGCCATCACGTGGCGCGGCAAGGTGGAAACCGGTGCGGAGCCCGTGATCGAGGAAATCCCGGCCGATCTGCAGGACAAGGCCGACGAGTGGCGCGAGAAGCTGCTCGAGACCGTGGCTGAGTCCGATGAAGAGCTCATGGAGAAGTACTTCGGCGGCGAGGAACTCACCATTGAGGAGATCAAGGGTGCGATCCGCAAGCTGACCGTGGCTTCCGAGGTGTACCCGGTGTTGTGCGGTACCGCTTACCGTAACAAGGGCGTACAGCCGCTTCTCGACGCCGTGGTCGACTACCTCCCCAACCCGCTCGACATTGGCGAGGTTGAGGGCCATAAGGTTGGCGACGAATCCGAGAAGATCACCCGCAAGCCTTCCGTGGACGAACCGTTCTCGGCACTTGCTTTCAAGATTGCCGTGCACCCGTTCTTCGGCAAGCTCACCTTCGTTCGCGTGTACTCCGGCATTGTCGAGCCCGGCGCCCAGGTTTCTAACTCCACCAAGGGGAAGAAAGAGCGCATCGGCAAGCTGTTCCAGATGCACGCCAACAAGGAGAACCCGGTCGACGAGGCACGCGCTGGCAATATCTACGCCTTTATCGGCCTGAAGGACACCACCACCGGTGACACCCTTTGCGATGCGAACAACCCGATCATCCTGGAGTCCATGGACTTCCCGGATCCGGTGATCGAGGTGGCCATCGAGCCGAAGACCAAGTCCGACCAGGAGAAGCTGGGCACCGCGATCCAGAAGCTCGCCGAAGAGGACCCGACCTTCACCGTGAAGCTGGATGAGGAGACCGGCCAGACCGTTATCGGCGGTATGGGCGAGCTGCACCTCGACGTGCTGGTGGACCGCATGAAGCGCGAGTTCAAGGTCGAGGCGAACGTGGGTGCCCCGCAGGTGGCGTACCGCGAGACCATCCGCAAGGCTGTGGAAAAGCTCGAGTACACCCACAAGAAGCAGACCGGTGGTTCCGGTCAGTTCGCACGTGTGATCATCGCCATCGAGCCTTACGCTCCGGCCGTGGAAGAACTGGAAGAGGGCGAGTCCGCCACCTACAAGTTCGAAAGCGCTGTTACCGGTGGTCGTGTTCCTAAGGAATACATCCCCTCCGTGGACGCCGGTATTCAGGATGCGATGCAGTACGGCTACCTCGCCGGCTTCCCGCTGGTGAACATCAAGGCCACCCTGCTCGACGGTGCTTACCACGAAGTGGACTCCAGCGAAATGGCCTTCAAGATCGCCGGTACCCAGGCGCTCAAGGAAGCCGTTGCCAAGGCAAAGCCGGTGCTGCTCGAGCCTGTGATGGCCGTTGAGGTCACCACCCCTGAGGAATACATGGGTGAAGTGATCGGCGACATCAACGCTCGTCGTGGCCAGGTGCACGCGATGGAAGACCGCGCTGGCGCCAAGCTGGTCAAGGCCAAGGTTCCGCTGTCCCAGATGTTCGGCTATGTTGGCGACCTGCGTTCCAAGACCCAGGGCCGCGCCAACTACTCCATGATTTTCGATTCCTACGCGGAGGTGCCCACCAACGTGTCGGCGGAGATCATCGCTCAGCGCAACGGCACCGCCTAG
- a CDS encoding FecCD family ABC transporter permease has protein sequence MKLLLTAHQADQAQNSAPNEPPRSWKHIITWNGLLLVVLLLVWLLALGLGAIAIPPLTVLRIVIEGIVPVAQLDVLPQPTQVEKSVIWEMRLPRSVLAMVCGAGLAVCGLATQALLRNILADPYILGLSSGASTGAALVMVLGVGFGFASPSISIAFGAFLGCLGSVALVFLLAGLNQRPTASRVIFAGMAVNFFFAALTSLLIMLAKNPSVTKSVMFWMLGSFSATRWDEAGIATACTVIGCAWLYHYGRKIDAMTLGDDAARGLGVNPERTRVLVFLMICFTVAVLVSVSGTIGFVGLVIPHLAKKLYGGIFRASFLACVLTGATLMLGADLLSRLLVAPGELSVGIITALVGTPLLMSLVRRNAVKDV, from the coding sequence ATGAAACTACTTTTGACAGCGCACCAAGCCGACCAGGCCCAAAATTCAGCGCCAAACGAGCCACCCCGTAGCTGGAAACACATCATCACATGGAACGGCCTTTTGCTGGTTGTGCTCTTGCTGGTGTGGCTTCTTGCCCTTGGTCTGGGCGCCATTGCAATACCGCCGCTTACTGTATTGAGAATAGTAATAGAAGGCATAGTGCCCGTGGCACAGCTAGACGTCTTGCCGCAACCCACTCAAGTTGAAAAATCCGTGATTTGGGAAATGCGATTGCCGCGCAGCGTACTTGCCATGGTGTGCGGTGCCGGTCTTGCAGTTTGCGGGCTTGCTACCCAAGCGCTGTTGCGCAATATTCTGGCTGACCCCTATATCTTGGGGCTATCGTCCGGCGCATCCACCGGCGCGGCGCTGGTCATGGTGTTGGGCGTGGGCTTTGGCTTTGCTTCGCCGTCCATTTCAATCGCCTTCGGTGCTTTTCTAGGGTGTCTTGGCTCGGTTGCTTTGGTTTTTCTGCTTGCGGGGTTGAATCAGCGGCCTACTGCGTCACGGGTGATATTCGCTGGTATGGCGGTGAATTTCTTTTTCGCCGCGTTAACCAGCCTGCTCATTATGCTCGCGAAAAACCCGTCGGTGACCAAGAGCGTGATGTTTTGGATGTTGGGTTCGTTTAGCGCGACGAGGTGGGATGAGGCTGGGATCGCTACTGCGTGCACGGTGATTGGTTGTGCTTGGCTCTACCACTACGGCCGCAAGATCGACGCAATGACGCTTGGCGACGACGCGGCGCGCGGCCTTGGCGTGAACCCTGAGCGTACCCGCGTCCTCGTGTTTCTGATGATTTGTTTCACGGTGGCAGTTTTAGTCTCGGTCAGTGGGACGATAGGATTCGTCGGTTTAGTTATTCCGCACCTGGCAAAGAAGCTGTATGGCGGGATTTTCCGGGCGAGTTTTCTTGCCTGTGTGCTTACGGGAGCCACCTTGATGCTCGGGGCCGATTTGCTATCACGGCTTCTCGTGGCCCCCGGCGAGTTATCGGTGGGAATCATTACCGCGCTGGTTGGCACACCATTATTGATGTCGCTGGTGCGTAGAAACGCGGTGAAAGATGTCTAG
- a CDS encoding ABC transporter substrate-binding protein, translated as MKSQLVVSTIAVIALGLTGCSTSTELSSEAASTSANAMGSAAYPQEYSSCGTMVTVDKQPEKIVAAGREGVANLVSAGAVDKMIARYGEHGAQQSPEVEAAMKNVKQLESSSGSAHQELSFESVLALEPDMLYGEGLGFGDYEVQNLEKHGIKGIIPPSACLYITSVDEVNRADLKEITQTIRNLGKLLGSADVANENASKLDKEIQEAKEAGADLSEMSVAGLYYWDATDDLFAYGANSTLQGIFDLAKLKNAVDPSYDAMLNGAIQPEAIIAANPQVIVITTGEGGITLEDSLRRLKKIPGMAEVDAIKNNRIIELPSGAAYPIADAINAAKTVVDQRSKY; from the coding sequence ATGAAATCCCAATTAGTAGTATCCACCATTGCCGTTATCGCACTCGGCCTTACAGGCTGCTCCACGAGTACTGAGCTGTCCTCCGAAGCCGCATCGACATCGGCAAACGCCATGGGAAGCGCGGCCTACCCGCAGGAGTATTCGTCATGCGGAACCATGGTTACTGTGGATAAGCAGCCCGAAAAGATCGTCGCGGCTGGTAGGGAAGGCGTTGCCAACCTCGTGTCTGCGGGCGCTGTCGATAAGATGATTGCCCGCTACGGCGAACACGGGGCGCAACAATCACCCGAGGTCGAAGCGGCCATGAAGAATGTCAAACAGCTCGAAAGCAGTTCCGGCTCCGCGCACCAAGAACTCAGCTTTGAATCCGTTTTGGCGTTGGAACCAGACATGCTGTACGGCGAGGGTCTCGGTTTCGGCGATTACGAAGTGCAAAACCTAGAAAAGCACGGGATCAAAGGGATTATCCCGCCGTCCGCTTGTTTGTATATCACCAGTGTTGATGAGGTAAATCGGGCAGATCTGAAGGAAATTACACAAACTATCCGCAATCTTGGCAAGCTACTCGGCTCCGCGGACGTGGCGAATGAAAACGCCAGCAAGCTCGATAAGGAAATCCAGGAAGCCAAGGAAGCGGGGGCCGATTTATCGGAAATGAGCGTCGCCGGTTTGTATTACTGGGACGCCACTGATGACCTTTTCGCGTACGGAGCCAATTCGACGCTGCAGGGCATTTTTGATCTTGCAAAGCTCAAGAATGCCGTCGACCCGAGCTATGACGCCATGTTGAATGGCGCGATTCAACCGGAGGCGATCATTGCCGCGAACCCGCAGGTCATCGTGATTACCACCGGCGAAGGCGGGATTACCTTGGAGGATTCCCTGCGGCGCCTCAAGAAGATTCCGGGCATGGCCGAAGTTGATGCAATCAAAAACAATCGCATTATCGAGCTTCCGTCAGGCGCCGCGTACCCCATTGCCGACGCCATTAATGCCGCGAAAACGGTGGTCGACCAGCGCAGTAAATATTAA
- a CDS encoding ABC transporter ATP-binding protein, with protein sequence MALREVTVEIPARAYVGLIGPNGSGKTTLMRVLCGAVKPDRGTVSFKMQNIRTLSTQDLAKEISLVPQNCPVPHQVRVIDEVLLGRLPFLSNFATYSATDYQLARDALQAVGLSPYADKHSDQLSGGERQRTTIARAITQNTDCTLLDEPTNHLDIYFQHKVLGLLGELSPSVVAVLHDINLAARYCDWVILLKNGEVFAAGPPDKVLTKETIEQVYGVTTTTFCHQGKQQFFFSIDE encoded by the coding sequence GTGGCATTGCGCGAGGTAACAGTAGAAATTCCGGCACGCGCGTACGTCGGATTGATTGGCCCCAATGGGTCGGGGAAAACCACCTTAATGCGCGTCCTTTGCGGTGCGGTAAAGCCCGATCGCGGGACCGTCAGCTTTAAAATGCAAAACATTCGGACCCTTAGCACCCAAGATTTAGCGAAAGAAATTTCGCTCGTGCCCCAAAATTGCCCCGTGCCACATCAGGTGCGCGTGATTGATGAGGTCTTGTTGGGCCGGTTACCGTTCCTCTCCAATTTCGCTACGTATTCGGCGACGGATTATCAGTTGGCCAGGGACGCCCTGCAGGCCGTCGGCCTATCGCCATACGCGGATAAACATTCGGATCAGCTTTCTGGTGGAGAACGCCAGCGCACAACGATTGCTCGCGCGATCACGCAGAATACGGATTGCACGCTGCTCGATGAGCCTACGAATCACCTTGATATTTATTTCCAGCATAAAGTGTTGGGCCTGCTTGGGGAATTGTCTCCAAGCGTTGTCGCGGTGCTGCACGACATCAACCTCGCCGCTAGGTATTGCGACTGGGTCATCCTGCTCAAAAACGGGGAAGTGTTCGCCGCTGGGCCGCCGGACAAAGTCTTAACAAAGGAAACCATTGAGCAAGTTTATGGAGTGACTACCACCACATTTTGCCACCAAGGTAAACAACAGTTTTTCTTCAGCATCGATGAGTAA
- the tuf gene encoding elongation factor Tu gives MAKAKFERTKPHVNIGTIGHVDHGKTTTTAAITKVLADAYPELNQAFAFDAIDKAPEEKERGITINISHVEYQTEKRHYAHVDAPGHADYIKNMITGAAQMDGAILVVAATDGPMPQTREHVLLARQVGVPYILVALNKCDMVDDEEIIELVEMEVRELLAEQEYDEDAPIIHISALKALEGDPEWTEKIVELMKACDESIPDPERETDKPFLMPIEDIFTITGRGTVVTGRVERGKLNVNEEVEILGIREKSTTTTVTGIEMFRKLLDYTEAGDNCGLLLRGIKREDVERGQIVAKPGAYTPHTEFEGQVYVLSKDEGGRHTPFFDNYRPQFYFRTTDVTGVVKLPEGTEMVMPGDNVDMSVTLIQPVAMDEGLRFAIREGGRTVGAGRVTKITK, from the coding sequence GTGGCAAAGGCGAAGTTCGAGCGTACAAAGCCGCACGTAAACATCGGTACCATTGGTCACGTTGACCACGGTAAGACCACCACCACCGCTGCCATCACCAAGGTTCTGGCAGACGCTTACCCGGAGCTGAACCAGGCTTTCGCCTTCGACGCCATTGACAAGGCACCGGAGGAGAAGGAGCGTGGTATCACGATCAACATCTCCCACGTTGAGTACCAGACCGAGAAGCGTCACTACGCACACGTGGATGCCCCCGGCCACGCCGACTACATCAAGAACATGATCACCGGCGCTGCGCAGATGGACGGCGCTATCCTCGTTGTGGCCGCTACCGACGGCCCGATGCCGCAGACCCGCGAGCACGTGCTGCTCGCCCGCCAGGTGGGTGTTCCCTACATCCTCGTTGCGCTGAACAAGTGTGACATGGTTGATGACGAAGAAATCATCGAGCTCGTTGAGATGGAAGTTCGCGAACTCCTCGCCGAGCAGGAATACGATGAGGATGCCCCGATCATCCACATCTCCGCTCTGAAGGCCCTCGAGGGTGACCCGGAGTGGACCGAGAAGATCGTTGAGCTTATGAAGGCTTGCGACGAGTCCATCCCGGACCCGGAGCGCGAGACCGACAAGCCCTTCCTGATGCCGATCGAGGACATCTTCACCATCACCGGCCGTGGCACCGTGGTCACCGGTCGTGTTGAGCGCGGCAAGCTCAATGTGAACGAAGAGGTTGAGATCCTCGGTATCCGCGAGAAGTCCACCACCACCACCGTTACCGGTATCGAAATGTTCCGCAAGCTGCTGGACTACACCGAAGCTGGCGACAACTGTGGTCTGCTCCTCCGCGGCATCAAGCGCGAAGACGTCGAGCGCGGCCAGATCGTGGCAAAACCCGGCGCTTACACCCCGCACACCGAGTTCGAGGGTCAGGTCTACGTCCTTTCCAAGGACGAAGGTGGCCGCCACACCCCGTTCTTCGACAACTACCGCCCGCAGTTCTACTTCCGCACCACCGACGTTACCGGTGTTGTGAAGCTGCCTGAGGGCACCGAGATGGTCATGCCTGGCGACAACGTTGACATGTCCGTCACCTTGATCCAGCCGGTCGCCATGGACGAGGGCCTCCGCTTCGCTATCCGCGAAGGTGGCCGCACCGTCGGCGCTGGCCGCGTCACCAAGATCACCAAGTAA
- a CDS encoding helix-turn-helix domain-containing protein, whose amino-acid sequence MVRPLSPNVRRLIVEFDPCAANGMSITEFCAVHGISRKTYYAIKKRFEQEGFGALHPRSSAPHKPATTYDEATVSMVLAMRERLGQFGWDNGPRSIWYALIDQPNVVQPIPSVSTIARILAAAGVVAKNPRKRPRSSIVRFERSCAMELWQLDAFSYRLATPAGTVITIYQLIDDATRFDVGTTYGTKPENGADALNCVVNAIRVYGVPRQLLSDNGGAFNQIRRGRITALHRFLAVKGCEAITGRADHPQTQGKNERSHQTLVKFLDAHKPSTEAKLKELLSEYREYYNNKRRHQALGGMTPKQAWDSIEHRPSSGEPITQEQLTAEIEKYRQARSSESPSAADGLDQDPAMLYIKPSSRPRFALAGYYINIPKRLTDKHYYVVHTDDEYALFDSVDGVMVLRIPLPLNVLGEPIGATVPLWKIIGAYLHEAPPWFLKRQQQWLQQHPTAAAELED is encoded by the coding sequence ATGGTTCGTCCTCTTTCGCCGAATGTGCGGCGTTTAATTGTTGAATTTGATCCGTGTGCCGCGAACGGCATGAGTATTACGGAGTTTTGTGCGGTTCATGGCATTAGCCGGAAAACGTATTATGCGATCAAAAAGCGTTTTGAGCAGGAAGGATTTGGGGCGCTGCATCCGCGGTCGAGTGCGCCGCATAAGCCTGCGACTACCTATGATGAGGCTACGGTGTCGATGGTGCTTGCGATGCGGGAGCGGCTTGGCCAATTTGGTTGGGATAATGGGCCGCGATCCATTTGGTATGCGTTGATTGATCAGCCGAATGTGGTGCAGCCGATTCCTTCGGTGTCGACGATTGCTCGGATTCTGGCTGCTGCGGGTGTGGTCGCGAAGAATCCCCGGAAGCGGCCTCGCTCATCGATAGTGCGCTTCGAGCGATCCTGTGCCATGGAGTTGTGGCAGCTGGATGCGTTTTCCTATCGGCTCGCTACTCCGGCGGGCACTGTGATCACGATTTACCAGCTCATCGATGATGCAACCCGATTTGATGTGGGTACTACGTATGGCACCAAGCCGGAAAATGGGGCAGATGCGTTGAACTGTGTAGTTAACGCGATCCGTGTCTATGGGGTACCGCGCCAATTGCTGAGCGATAATGGTGGCGCGTTTAATCAGATTCGCCGGGGCCGGATCACTGCGCTGCATCGGTTTCTTGCCGTCAAGGGTTGTGAGGCCATTACTGGCCGGGCGGATCATCCCCAAACCCAAGGCAAAAACGAACGCTCCCATCAAACCTTGGTGAAGTTCCTTGATGCGCACAAGCCCAGTACTGAGGCCAAATTGAAGGAATTGCTCAGTGAATACCGGGAGTACTACAACAACAAGCGGAGGCATCAAGCACTCGGGGGTATGACCCCGAAACAGGCCTGGGACAGCATCGAACACCGCCCTAGTAGCGGCGAGCCCATCACCCAGGAGCAATTGACTGCAGAGATTGAAAAATACCGGCAGGCCCGTTCGAGCGAGTCCCCCAGCGCTGCAGATGGCCTCGACCAGGATCCAGCAATGCTGTACATCAAACCCTCGTCCAGACCACGTTTCGCGCTCGCGGGGTACTACATCAATATCCCCAAACGGCTTACCGATAAGCACTACTACGTCGTTCACACCGACGATGAATACGCGCTATTCGATTCCGTCGACGGCGTCATGGTCCTGCGAATCCCACTGCCACTAAACGTGCTCGGCGAACCGATCGGCGCCACCGTACCCCTTTGGAAAATCATCGGCGCGTACCTCCACGAGGCCCCGCCGTGGTTTCTCAAACGACAGCAGCAATGGCTACAACAACACCCCACCGCCGCTGCTGAACTAGAGGATTAA